A single window of Methylobacterium nodulans ORS 2060 DNA harbors:
- a CDS encoding type I polyketide synthase produces the protein MRHRPDIAIIGRACRLPGATGIDGLWQLLVEGRCAVSRIPEDRWSLERLGHPRAQERGKSYTWAAGVLDDIWSFDPTVFGISPREAEQMDPQQRLLLELTWEALEDAGLRPSAIAGSEVGVFVGASSLDYGNLRVLDVASGDAYAATGNTLSILSNRISYIFDLKGPSFTLDTACSSSLVALDAAVAAIASGRIDTAVVAGVNVLASPFNFVSFSNASMLSRTGLCRAFSSKADGYVRAEGGVVLVLQSAKAAARAGASVRSVIAASKVNSDGRTTGISLPSGYAQGVLLEEIYREAGIDLDAVSFVEAHGTGTPVGDPIEAGAIGAKLGRARSAPLPIGSIKTNIGHTEPVSGLAGLLKASLALEHDLLPPSLHCDELNPGIRFDELNLSVNTALRPLPRTGPERFAGVNSFGFGGTNAHVILTDPKVTDTKGAAKPVRPAGATPAPAPEVLLVSAQTRAALNDLAEAYADRLEGAEPAELARIAAAAAHRRERLPARLAVPLTDPAAIAETLRAVAAAEEPQGAALGTAVERAGPVAFVYSGNGSQWAGMGRDAYATSAVFAACFDAVDALFGPLSGWSLKEALFAEDLDQRLALTSVSQPLIFAIQSASTASLRALGLKPGIILGHSVGEIAAAEAAGILSLDQAVRVIFNRSKHQESTRGLGTMAVLLAPVEEVESFLVDFPDLDIAAFNSPKAVTVAGPVDSIEAAMKAIARKRRRGRKLDLDYAFHGRLMDPIEGPLLRDLKGLTPAAGTVPLASTVTGDVLPGERFDAGYWWRNIREPVRFSEAVQAAAKAGARVFVEVGPRPTLLPHIGDCLEPLGIDGATVGVLQKKPTDRDPFLQALASALVQGAALDEDVAFGADPAGAVALPTYPWQRKTFRLAETTEVLSPASPRPYHPLIGSRLFAGGLEWQAHLDLATNPDLDDHRIDGQAILPGAAFVEMALAVAREHLGSDAVTLADVEIQQPMIFSEEALREVQARFAPGINQVQILSRPRLAQAAWQLHAVAKIVEGERPAPPPVTVALPDEQVVEGHELYQRALRSGLGFGPSFRQVARSARIDETTIVSELVPAEANPRFGLVPSRLDSCFHGLILLFADLLGESATKAYVPVRFGEVRLLRPGTVIARAVIRTLRCNERSILADFTLLDAEGAVIATLREGRFQALRGKAGGDLDAYLIRQSTELATEPTAIPLEPQPSVATIVRRQAPSVIAEGEAVLAPGHMLLEGWATALAYRLARGLSRGGMIDLAATPQVPAALRAWFVNQLIALEGSGLAESTENGRWRLRTDVTLPDPDEIMRWIAADHPDLSAELLLCADLGAVVGRLLDGALTQPPVLPQAALDGFALRGATVRASAATLMRLLERSQSALPRDRALRLLQIGYGPLSAQVAAFAAACEAKLTVFEADHRLAERARLALPAGVSVIEDAAELAPASVDAVLASDVLHRSDRDLLGRLAASLATGGLFAAVEPAASLFRDLVFGLSPGWFEGEATLPVGRLDDVAGWQRTLSAAGLVKVAADRAATEAGNDLLLLAEAPPRPKPAPGQTFAFIIGSNDEFAAETASSLATLLVASGVHVSIILDSEVSLRELARETPDTVVYLAGAFARGGDPAEHLRDRCLSLKRCVEHLGTRPTRLWVVCPGATRDHGGQICSVETGVWAFTRTLANEVASLDVRRIDLSSALSSKRSAERLRDLILSGTPETEIVLDEDRTRVVRFSPGSGGLRLGPDAAAAPAARLERSAVGGLNEMRWGPAERVAPGPGQVEIAVEATGLNFRDVLWALSMLPEEILEDGFAGPRLGLECAGRVAAVGPGVTAVAPGDAVVAFAQSGFATHVVVPEMVVARAPKGISLQAAATTPVAFLTAYYGLVTLAHLKAGEWVLVHGGAGGVGLAALQIASLRGARVIATAGSTEKRALVKALGAERVLDSRSLAFVDEIRRITGDGVDVVLNSLSGEAMERSLNVLKPFGRFVELGKRDYVANTHIGLRPFRRNLSYFGVDLDQLLQFQPEEGQRLFREVMALFADGALKPLPYQPFAAEEVSDAFRLMQQSGHVGKIVIAPPKPGTIPAETRRPFVVAPDRSHLVTGGLGGFGIEAARWLADRGARHIVLVGRKAPTGEAALSAIAELRGSGVNLRVASCDTTDREAVARLLDEVEAEGPPLAGIIHGAMVLQDGLIANLDPAALEAVLAPKVTGASHLDALTRSRDLDYFVLFSSATTFIGNPGQGAYVAANGFMEGLARQRRRLGLPALAVAWGAIGDVGVLARNRAVMETLSERVGVTPVEARKSLDLMAEALGLQGPAPDDAVVAIAAMHWGKARERLATLKAPSYAALGSEQQAEAGGVTAISIPSLLRSLDIDEVRKVVADAIVEDVARILRLPKDDLSRVRQLSEIGLDSLMGVELGASLQERFGLEAPPAGVSSGQTIVELADTLIQSVAAPIDEGAAAVLSLAQRHAGESLDASQLDPLQALVEEKSREIKVIL, from the coding sequence GTGAGACATCGTCCTGACATCGCGATCATCGGCCGAGCCTGCCGGCTCCCGGGTGCAACCGGTATCGACGGCCTCTGGCAGCTTCTCGTGGAGGGTCGCTGCGCCGTCTCGCGGATTCCGGAGGACCGCTGGTCGCTGGAGCGTCTCGGCCATCCGCGGGCGCAGGAGCGTGGCAAGAGCTACACCTGGGCCGCCGGCGTGCTCGACGACATCTGGTCCTTCGACCCGACCGTCTTCGGCATCTCGCCGCGCGAGGCGGAGCAGATGGACCCGCAGCAGCGTCTGCTGCTGGAGCTGACCTGGGAGGCGCTCGAGGATGCGGGCCTGCGCCCCTCCGCCATCGCGGGCAGCGAGGTGGGCGTGTTCGTGGGCGCCTCGTCGCTGGATTACGGCAACCTGCGGGTGCTCGACGTGGCCTCCGGCGACGCCTATGCGGCGACCGGCAACACGCTGTCGATCCTCTCGAACCGCATCTCCTACATCTTCGACCTGAAGGGGCCGAGCTTCACCCTCGACACGGCCTGCTCCTCGTCGCTCGTCGCCCTCGACGCCGCCGTGGCGGCGATCGCCTCCGGCCGCATCGACACGGCGGTGGTCGCGGGCGTCAACGTGCTCGCGAGCCCGTTCAACTTCGTCTCCTTCTCGAATGCCTCGATGCTGTCGCGCACCGGGCTGTGCCGCGCCTTCTCGTCGAAGGCGGACGGCTATGTCCGGGCGGAGGGCGGCGTGGTCCTGGTGCTGCAATCGGCAAAGGCCGCCGCGCGCGCCGGCGCCAGCGTGCGCAGCGTCATCGCGGCCTCCAAGGTCAACTCGGACGGGCGCACCACCGGCATCTCGCTTCCCTCCGGCTACGCCCAGGGCGTGCTCCTCGAAGAGATCTACCGCGAGGCCGGGATCGACCTCGATGCGGTCTCCTTCGTGGAGGCGCACGGCACCGGCACGCCGGTTGGCGACCCGATCGAGGCCGGCGCCATCGGCGCCAAGCTCGGCCGCGCCCGCTCGGCCCCGCTGCCGATCGGCTCGATCAAGACCAATATCGGCCATACCGAGCCGGTCTCGGGGCTGGCCGGGCTGCTCAAGGCGAGCCTCGCCCTCGAGCACGACCTGCTGCCGCCCTCGCTGCATTGCGACGAGCTCAATCCCGGCATCCGCTTCGACGAGCTGAACCTTTCGGTCAACACGGCCCTGCGGCCCCTGCCCCGGACCGGGCCTGAGCGCTTCGCGGGCGTGAACTCCTTCGGCTTCGGCGGGACGAACGCCCACGTCATCCTGACCGACCCCAAGGTGACCGACACCAAGGGCGCGGCGAAGCCCGTCCGGCCGGCCGGGGCGACGCCGGCTCCCGCTCCCGAGGTGCTGCTGGTCTCGGCGCAGACGAGGGCCGCCCTCAACGACCTCGCGGAGGCCTATGCCGACCGGCTGGAGGGAGCCGAGCCGGCGGAACTCGCCCGGATCGCCGCCGCCGCCGCCCACCGCCGCGAGCGCCTGCCCGCGCGCCTCGCCGTTCCGCTGACCGATCCCGCCGCAATCGCCGAGACCCTGCGGGCCGTCGCCGCTGCGGAAGAGCCGCAGGGCGCCGCCCTCGGCACCGCGGTCGAGCGCGCCGGGCCGGTCGCCTTCGTGTATTCGGGCAATGGCAGCCAGTGGGCCGGCATGGGCCGGGACGCCTACGCGACGAGCGCCGTCTTCGCCGCGTGCTTCGACGCGGTCGATGCCCTGTTCGGGCCGCTCTCGGGCTGGTCGCTCAAGGAGGCGCTGTTCGCCGAGGATCTCGACCAGCGCCTTGCGCTCACCAGCGTATCGCAGCCGCTGATCTTCGCGATCCAGAGCGCCTCGACCGCTTCCCTGCGCGCCCTCGGCCTCAAGCCCGGCATCATCCTCGGCCACTCGGTCGGCGAGATCGCAGCCGCGGAAGCGGCCGGCATCCTCAGCCTCGACCAGGCCGTGCGGGTGATCTTCAACCGCTCGAAGCACCAGGAGAGCACGCGCGGCCTTGGCACCATGGCGGTGCTGCTCGCGCCCGTCGAGGAGGTGGAGAGCTTCCTCGTCGATTTTCCGGACCTCGACATCGCGGCGTTCAACAGCCCGAAGGCCGTGACGGTGGCCGGCCCCGTCGATTCGATCGAGGCCGCCATGAAGGCGATCGCTCGCAAGCGCCGCCGCGGGCGCAAGCTCGACCTCGACTACGCCTTCCATGGGCGCCTGATGGATCCGATCGAGGGGCCGCTCCTGCGCGACCTCAAGGGCCTGACGCCTGCGGCCGGCACGGTCCCGCTCGCCTCGACGGTGACGGGCGATGTGCTGCCGGGCGAGCGCTTCGATGCCGGCTACTGGTGGCGCAACATCCGCGAGCCGGTGCGGTTCAGCGAGGCGGTGCAGGCGGCTGCGAAGGCCGGGGCGCGGGTGTTCGTGGAGGTCGGGCCGCGTCCGACCCTGCTGCCGCATATCGGCGACTGCCTGGAGCCGCTCGGCATCGATGGCGCCACGGTCGGCGTGCTGCAGAAGAAGCCGACCGACCGCGATCCCTTCCTGCAGGCGCTGGCGAGTGCCCTGGTGCAGGGCGCGGCTTTGGACGAGGACGTCGCCTTCGGGGCCGATCCGGCCGGCGCGGTGGCGCTGCCCACCTATCCGTGGCAGCGCAAGACCTTCCGGCTCGCCGAGACCACGGAGGTGCTGAGCCCCGCGAGCCCGCGGCCCTACCACCCGCTGATCGGCTCGCGCCTGTTCGCGGGCGGGCTGGAATGGCAGGCGCATCTCGACCTCGCCACCAACCCGGACCTCGACGATCACCGCATCGACGGACAGGCGATCCTCCCGGGCGCCGCCTTCGTCGAGATGGCCCTGGCGGTCGCCCGCGAGCATCTGGGCTCGGACGCCGTCACGCTGGCGGATGTCGAGATCCAGCAGCCGATGATCTTCTCCGAGGAGGCCCTGCGCGAGGTGCAGGCGCGGTTCGCGCCCGGCATCAACCAGGTGCAGATCCTCTCCCGGCCGCGGCTCGCCCAGGCGGCGTGGCAGCTCCACGCCGTGGCGAAGATCGTGGAAGGCGAGCGGCCGGCTCCGCCTCCGGTGACGGTGGCGCTTCCCGACGAGCAGGTCGTCGAGGGCCACGAACTCTACCAGCGGGCGCTGCGCTCAGGGCTCGGCTTCGGCCCGAGCTTCCGGCAGGTGGCCCGCAGCGCCCGGATCGACGAGACGACGATCGTGTCGGAACTCGTGCCGGCGGAGGCGAATCCCCGCTTCGGCCTGGTGCCGTCGCGCCTCGATTCCTGCTTCCACGGCCTGATCCTGCTCTTCGCGGATCTCCTCGGCGAGAGCGCCACCAAGGCCTATGTGCCGGTGCGCTTCGGCGAGGTGCGGCTGCTGCGGCCCGGCACCGTGATCGCCCGCGCGGTGATCCGCACCCTGCGCTGCAACGAGCGCAGCATCCTGGCGGACTTCACCCTCCTCGATGCCGAGGGCGCGGTGATCGCCACCCTGCGCGAAGGCCGCTTCCAGGCCCTGCGCGGCAAGGCCGGCGGCGACCTCGACGCCTACCTGATCCGGCAGTCGACGGAGCTCGCCACCGAGCCGACCGCGATTCCGCTCGAGCCACAGCCCTCGGTCGCGACGATCGTCCGGCGGCAGGCGCCGAGCGTGATCGCTGAGGGCGAGGCCGTGCTCGCGCCCGGCCACATGCTGCTCGAAGGCTGGGCGACGGCGCTCGCCTACCGGCTCGCCCGGGGCCTGTCCCGCGGGGGCATGATCGACCTCGCCGCCACCCCCCAGGTGCCGGCGGCGCTGCGGGCGTGGTTCGTCAATCAGCTCATCGCCCTCGAAGGCAGCGGCCTCGCAGAGAGCACGGAGAACGGCCGCTGGCGGCTGCGCACCGACGTGACGCTGCCCGATCCCGACGAGATCATGCGCTGGATCGCGGCGGACCATCCCGACCTCTCGGCGGAGCTGCTGCTCTGCGCGGATCTCGGCGCGGTGGTGGGCCGTCTCCTCGACGGGGCCCTGACGCAGCCGCCGGTCCTGCCGCAGGCGGCCCTGGACGGCTTCGCGCTGCGCGGCGCCACGGTGCGCGCCTCGGCGGCGACGCTGATGCGGCTCCTCGAGCGCAGCCAGTCGGCGCTGCCGCGCGACCGGGCGTTGCGCCTCCTCCAGATCGGCTACGGCCCGCTCTCCGCGCAGGTCGCGGCCTTCGCGGCCGCCTGCGAGGCGAAGCTCACCGTGTTCGAGGCGGATCATCGCCTCGCCGAGCGGGCCCGGCTCGCCCTCCCGGCCGGCGTCAGCGTGATCGAGGATGCGGCGGAACTCGCCCCGGCCAGCGTCGATGCGGTGCTGGCGAGCGACGTGCTCCACCGCAGCGACCGGGATCTCCTCGGGCGGCTCGCCGCGAGCCTCGCGACCGGCGGCCTCTTCGCCGCCGTGGAGCCCGCCGCCTCCCTGTTCCGCGATCTCGTCTTCGGGCTCAGCCCCGGCTGGTTCGAGGGCGAGGCCACCCTGCCGGTCGGACGCCTCGACGATGTCGCGGGCTGGCAGCGGACGCTCTCCGCCGCCGGTCTCGTGAAGGTCGCGGCCGACCGGGCCGCCACGGAGGCCGGCAACGATCTCCTGCTGCTCGCCGAGGCGCCGCCGCGTCCCAAGCCGGCGCCGGGCCAGACCTTCGCCTTCATCATCGGCTCGAACGACGAATTCGCGGCCGAGACCGCGTCCTCGCTGGCGACGCTGCTCGTCGCGAGCGGCGTGCATGTCTCGATCATCCTCGATTCCGAGGTGTCGCTGCGGGAGCTGGCGCGGGAGACCCCCGATACGGTGGTGTATCTCGCGGGAGCCTTCGCGCGCGGCGGCGATCCGGCCGAGCACCTGCGCGACCGCTGCCTCAGCCTGAAGCGCTGCGTCGAGCATCTCGGCACCCGTCCCACGCGGCTCTGGGTCGTCTGCCCCGGCGCCACCCGCGACCACGGCGGCCAGATCTGCAGCGTCGAGACGGGCGTCTGGGCCTTCACCCGAACCCTCGCCAACGAGGTGGCGAGCCTTGATGTGCGCCGGATCGACCTGTCGTCGGCCCTCTCCTCCAAGCGCTCGGCCGAGCGCCTGCGCGACCTCATCCTCTCGGGCACCCCCGAGACGGAGATCGTGCTGGACGAGGACCGCACCCGGGTGGTCCGCTTCTCGCCGGGATCGGGTGGCCTGCGCTTAGGTCCCGACGCGGCCGCGGCACCCGCGGCGCGCCTGGAGCGCAGCGCCGTCGGCGGGCTCAACGAGATGCGCTGGGGACCGGCCGAGCGCGTCGCGCCCGGGCCGGGCCAGGTGGAGATCGCCGTCGAGGCAACCGGCCTGAATTTTCGCGATGTGCTCTGGGCGCTCTCGATGCTGCCCGAGGAGATCCTGGAGGACGGCTTCGCCGGCCCCCGGCTCGGCCTCGAATGTGCGGGCCGCGTCGCCGCGGTGGGCCCGGGCGTCACCGCCGTCGCCCCGGGCGACGCGGTGGTGGCCTTCGCCCAGTCCGGCTTCGCCACCCATGTGGTGGTGCCGGAGATGGTGGTGGCCCGGGCGCCCAAGGGCATCAGCCTTCAGGCCGCCGCCACGACGCCGGTCGCCTTCCTCACGGCCTATTACGGCCTCGTCACCCTCGCCCATCTCAAGGCGGGCGAGTGGGTGCTGGTCCATGGCGGGGCGGGCGGCGTCGGCCTCGCGGCCCTGCAGATCGCCTCGTTGCGCGGGGCCCGGGTGATCGCGACGGCCGGCTCGACCGAGAAGCGCGCCCTCGTGAAGGCGCTCGGGGCCGAGCGCGTGCTCGATTCCCGCTCGCTCGCCTTCGTGGACGAGATCCGCCGCATCACCGGCGACGGCGTCGACGTGGTGCTCAACAGCCTCTCGGGCGAGGCGATGGAGCGCAGCCTCAACGTCCTCAAGCCCTTCGGCCGCTTCGTGGAGCTGGGCAAGCGGGACTACGTGGCCAACACCCATATCGGCCTGCGCCCCTTCCGCCGCAACCTGTCCTATTTCGGAGTCGATCTCGACCAGCTGCTGCAGTTCCAGCCCGAGGAAGGCCAGCGGCTGTTCCGCGAGGTGATGGCCCTGTTCGCGGACGGGGCGCTCAAGCCCCTGCCCTACCAGCCCTTCGCGGCCGAGGAAGTGTCGGACGCCTTCCGGCTGATGCAGCAGTCGGGCCATGTGGGCAAGATCGTGATCGCGCCGCCGAAGCCCGGCACGATCCCGGCCGAGACCCGCCGCCCCTTCGTGGTGGCGCCCGACCGCAGTCACCTCGTCACCGGCGGTCTCGGCGGCTTCGGCATCGAGGCGGCGCGCTGGCTCGCCGATCGCGGCGCCCGGCACATCGTGCTCGTGGGCCGCAAGGCTCCGACGGGCGAGGCGGCGCTCTCGGCCATCGCCGAGCTGAGGGGAAGCGGCGTGAACCTGCGCGTCGCCTCCTGCGACACCACGGACCGGGAGGCGGTGGCTCGCCTTCTCGACGAGGTCGAGGCGGAGGGCCCGCCGCTTGCCGGCATCATCCACGGCGCGATGGTGCTTCAGGACGGGCTCATCGCCAATCTCGACCCGGCGGCGCTGGAGGCGGTGCTGGCGCCGAAGGTGACGGGGGCGAGCCACCTCGACGCCCTGACCCGCTCGCGCGATCTCGACTACTTCGTGCTGTTCTCCTCGGCCACGACCTTCATCGGCAATCCCGGCCAGGGCGCCTATGTGGCGGCGAACGGCTTCATGGAGGGCCTCGCCCGTCAGCGCCGCCGCCTCGGCCTGCCGGCGCTGGCGGTGGCCTGGGGGGCGATCGGCGATGTGGGCGTGCTCGCCCGCAACCGGGCCGTGATGGAGACCCTCTCCGAGCGCGTCGGCGTGACGCCGGTCGAGGCGCGCAAGTCCCTCGACCTGATGGCCGAGGCCCTCGGGCTCCAGGGGCCCGCCCCGGACGATGCGGTGGTGGCGATCGCCGCGATGCATTGGGGCAAGGCCCGCGAGCGCCTCGCGACGCTCAAGGCGCCGAGCTATGCGGCGCTTGGCTCCGAGCAGCAGGCGGAGGCCGGCGGCGTCACCGCGATCAGCATCCCGTCCCTGCTGCGCAGCCTCGACATCGACGAGGTGCGCAAGGTGGTGGCGGATGCCATCGTGGAGGATGTCGCGCGCATCCTGCGCCTGCCGAAGGACGATCTCAGCCGCGTGCGGCAGCTCTCGGAGATCGGCCTCGACTCGCTGATGGGGGTCGAGCTCGGCGCCAGCCTGCAGGAGCGCTTCGGCCTCGAGGCACCGCCGGCGGGCGTGTCGAGCGGCCAGACCATCGTCGAGCTGGCCGACACCCTGATCCAGTCGGTGGCGGCGCCGATCGACGAGGGGGCCGCCGCGGTGCTCAGCCTCGCGCAGCGCCACGCGGGCGAGAGCCTGGACGCGAGCCAGCTCGATCCGCTTCAGGCCCTCGTCGAAGAGAAGAGCCGCGAGATCAAGGTGATCCTGTGA
- a CDS encoding Lrp/AsnC ligand binding domain-containing protein produces MQTFFVEIKCRLGRTYSVASALADREIASEIYSTAGHYDVLAKFHVDDDVDIGHFVAAQVQTIPDIQDTRTIITFKAF; encoded by the coding sequence ATGCAGACCTTCTTCGTCGAGATCAAATGCCGGCTCGGGCGCACCTACTCGGTCGCCAGCGCCCTCGCCGACCGGGAGATCGCGTCCGAGATCTATTCCACGGCCGGGCATTACGACGTGCTGGCGAAGTTCCACGTCGACGACGACGTGGATATCGGCCATTTCGTGGCCGCGCAGGTGCAGACGATTCCCGACATCCAGGACACCCGCACCATCATCACCTTCAAGGCCTTCTGA
- a CDS encoding UDP-glucose dehydrogenase family protein: MRVAMVGSGYVGLVSGACFADFGHNVVCVDKDPAKIEALTAGRMPIFEPGLDTLVADNVRQGRLSFTTDLAAGVADADAVFIAVGTPSRRGDGFADLSFVFQAARDIAQALTRFTVVVTKSTVPVGTGDEVERIIRESRPAAEVAVVSNPEFLREGAAIADFKRPDRIVIGAEEARAAEVISELYRPLYLNQAPILVTSRRTAELTKYAANAFLATKITFINEMADLCEQVGADVQQVARGIGLDNRIGPKFLHAGPGYGGSCFPKDTLALVKTAQDAGSPVRLVETVVAVNDSRKRAMARKVILACGGSVRGKRIAVLGLTFKPNTDDMRDAPSLAIIAGLQDAGARVVAYDPEGMEQARPLLSGVEYAEDPYSCAEKADALVIVTEWNAFRALDLARLRAVMAAPVLVDLRNVYRPEDARRYGFAYTSVGRAPERGAVMSAEEVPHRDGASAGGGTGLPPG, encoded by the coding sequence ATGCGCGTGGCAATGGTGGGATCCGGCTATGTCGGTCTGGTTTCGGGGGCCTGCTTTGCCGATTTCGGCCACAATGTGGTGTGCGTCGACAAGGACCCGGCCAAGATCGAGGCGCTCACGGCCGGCCGCATGCCGATCTTCGAGCCCGGCCTCGACACCCTGGTGGCTGACAACGTCCGCCAGGGCCGGCTCTCCTTCACCACCGACCTCGCCGCCGGCGTGGCGGATGCCGATGCGGTCTTCATCGCGGTGGGCACCCCCTCCCGCCGCGGCGACGGCTTTGCCGATCTCAGCTTCGTGTTCCAGGCCGCCCGCGACATCGCCCAGGCGCTCACCCGCTTCACCGTGGTGGTCACCAAGTCCACCGTCCCGGTCGGCACCGGCGACGAGGTCGAGCGCATCATCCGCGAGAGCCGCCCCGCGGCCGAGGTCGCCGTGGTCTCCAACCCCGAATTCCTGCGCGAGGGCGCGGCCATCGCCGACTTCAAGCGGCCCGACCGCATCGTCATCGGCGCCGAGGAGGCCCGCGCCGCCGAGGTGATCAGCGAGCTCTACCGCCCGCTCTACCTCAACCAGGCGCCGATCCTGGTGACCAGCCGGCGCACCGCCGAGCTGACCAAGTACGCGGCCAATGCGTTCCTGGCCACCAAGATCACCTTCATCAACGAGATGGCCGATCTGTGCGAGCAGGTCGGCGCCGACGTGCAGCAGGTGGCCCGCGGCATCGGCCTCGACAACCGGATCGGGCCGAAATTCCTGCATGCGGGCCCGGGCTATGGCGGCTCCTGCTTTCCCAAGGACACGCTGGCGCTGGTCAAGACGGCGCAGGATGCCGGCAGCCCGGTGCGGCTGGTGGAGACCGTGGTGGCGGTCAACGACAGCCGCAAGCGGGCGATGGCCCGCAAGGTGATCCTGGCCTGCGGGGGCAGCGTGCGGGGCAAGCGGATCGCGGTGCTGGGGCTGACCTTCAAGCCGAACACCGACGACATGCGCGACGCTCCCTCCCTGGCGATCATCGCCGGGCTCCAGGATGCGGGAGCGCGGGTGGTGGCCTACGACCCCGAGGGGATGGAGCAGGCCCGTCCGCTTCTGAGCGGGGTGGAGTATGCGGAGGATCCCTATTCCTGTGCGGAGAAAGCGGACGCGCTGGTGATCGTGACCGAGTGGAACGCGTTCCGGGCCCTCGACCTCGCTCGGCTGCGGGCCGTGATGGCGGCCCCGGTCCTCGTCGACCTGCGCAATGTCTACCGGCCCGAGGATGCCCGCCGGTACGGCTTCGCCTATACCAGCGTCGGACGCGCCCCTGAGCGCGGCGCGGTGATGTCCGCCGAAGAGGTCCCGCACCGCGACGGCGCGTCTGCCGGGGGCGGGACGGGCCTTCCGCCCGGTTGA